The genomic region CAATTTCCCGTCGCCGTAGATCCGGAACTTGTGGGCGAGTACCCAGCCTTAAGCCAGTCAGGCGGGGGTTACTTCTTTGACGAGGTGCTGGAGTATCGGGTCTGGTGTCATCCAGAGCAGGGTGCCCCGGATGAAGGTGCAGGAGACGATTACTACTATGCCTTCAGCACGTACGAAGAGGCGCTGACCTTTTCGCAAGACACTCCAGGCTCCGAGGAACCCTTGGCGCTCATCCGCCAGCGGGAATGGATTAACGAGCCTAGTCCCGGTACCCTGCTCCATGAAAAAGGAGAGCGCATTACGGAGTGGTGCGTGGAATGGCTGGAGTCCGGTCCTCGCCGCGAGGGCGAAATTCAGGCCTTCATTGCGGCAGGCGGTAATGTCTGACAACTTGGTCGAGCGGACGCCAACAAAGCCCATGGCTTCGCCATTTTCATGAGCTTTTGTGGTGCTCTTCACTCGCTGCGCTCCTTCCGGTGCCGCTGACCTAGGGCGTTGAGGCTGTAGAAAACTGGAACAGCACTTGCGCTCTCCCCAAGGAGACAGCAAACCATGGCCCGCTACAAACCTCAAGAGTGCAACAGCCTGCCGCTGCCCGTGGTCCTGTCTGAGCAAATCACCCCCGGCAGCTTTGCCTTCGTGCTGAACTATTAGGTCGATCACGAACTGGACCTTGTACCGCTGGGTACGCGTTTCAAAAACGGTGAGACTGGTGCCAGCGCCTACGACCCACGCATCATGATCGATATCGTGCTGCTGGCCTACAGCCAGTGCCTGATCTACTGCCGGGTGATTGAGCGAGCCCCTGTGCGCACAACATTCGGTTCATCGCCATCGATGGCGTCGAACTGCCCAGTAACGCCAGCAAAGAACGCAGTGCCAACCAGATCATTATTGCCGCAGATACACAACAACTGCGCTGAAACTTCAAACAGGCAGAAACTGCGGCACACTTGCCCATGAACGTCAAGGCTGTGAGCATCCCCGTGTGTGATGCGCATAGCGATGCGGGAGCTTGCACTACTGAGTCGGCATCAACTAACTTGAATGCGTGTATGCGGGTCGAAGCGCCGCATGAGGCTTCGACAGGCTCAGCCCGAATGGTGGATTCACGTTCAAAGGTGCTGACTCAATGAACAAGTTTTTTACAGGCTCGTGAGGCCTCACAACACCCATCCCGCTATGACCACCACCATCTCCGAAGGCTATATCCCAGGCTGTATCGGGCGCATTGCTCAACTCCATGCCAACTACTACTCCGTCTCTAATGGTTTTGGTGTCGCCTTCGAGGCAAAGGTAGCGCGAGAACTCGCGGACTTCTGTCAAAACTATCAAGCCGGTCGCGATGGAATTTGGCTCGTACAGCGCAATGGCAGTATTGAAGGATCAGTCATCATTGACGGTACTCACGCAAGTACATCTGGCGCTCACCTGCGGTGGTTTATCACCACCGAGGCAATAAGGGGTCAAGGGCATGGTGGCCAACTTTTGACAAAGGCAGTGGAGTTTGCGGAAATGTGCGGGTACCGCAAGACCTTCCTTTGGACTTTTTCTGGCCTGGATGCCGCAAGGCATCTATACGAGTCACACAATTTCCAACTCGTCCACGAGAGTCCTGGAAGCCAATGGGGATCAGTGGTCACCGAACAACGATTCGAGCGCTGCTCTAAGAGCGGCTAACAAAATACTCCTGGCGTCGTTGTTCCGCCTTGCCGTACCGCTCGTACTACCTCCGAAGCACCGCCTAGCCAGGGTCGCTTTGCTAGGTTGTGTGAGCTGCTCTAACTCTTCGTGCTGGACTTCCCCGCCACAGCAAGAGTCTGATCGATAGAGTGCAGAGGGTAGAGCGTCTGCAGCCGTGTATCCGGCATCTGTTGTGGGATCGTGAATATCCCGTGATGCCACAAGAATCTGCTTCACCGCTTCGCCACACATTGCAAGCAGCAGGTACGGGCAAAAGCTCTGCATGCTTGCTCCGCCGCGCGGTTGCATAAAATTCGCCCTTTGTTTTGCGACGGATGCCCTGGCCCCTGCGGACTGCGCTGTCGCCCCGCGTGTGTCATCTGCGCGGGCTTTGGGTCTGCGTGCGCGGGCCGTCTTTCCTTTCCCTTTTTTCTTATCGATCCATGTTTCGATACGTTCAGTCATTGCTGCGTGGGTGCTGGTCTGGTTCTGGGGGGCTCCTTGGCATGAGATACGCCGGGGCGTTATGGATGATGGTGGGCATGGCGCATGCCCAGACGCCGCCTGTGCCCCAGGGCGTCTTCGGGCCGATGCCGCCCAAGGCCGTGGTACCGGCAGAGGCGGCCCCTGCAACGCCTGCGCTCCCCACGGCGCAAACCATGCTGATGGGACCACCTGCACCGCAGGCTGGCAATGCCAACGCTCCGAATACTCCAAACGCCGCCAGTGCCACCGCCAACGCCGGGAGACTCTCTGCCGCCCTGCGTTTGTTCATGCGCCCACAGGGGCATTTGCTGATCGTGGGCGGTGGGGAGACTCCGGTCAGCGTGCAGAAGCGCTTTGTGGCCTTGGCAGGGGCTGAGAAGGCGCGCATTGCCGTGTTCCCCATGGCCAGTTCCAAGTCGGACGAGGAGGCTTTGGAGGTGGCCCGCGACTTTGCCCGGCTGGGGGCGGATGTGCAGGTGCTGGATATTCGCCCTGGCGAGGCCAACAGTGCGGCGGTGGTGCAGGCGCTGGAAGGCTTCAGTGGTTTCTGGTTCTCGGGTGGCGATCAGTCGCGCCTGTCCAACCTGCTGGTGGGCACACGCGCCCTGCAGACCATTGAGGCGCGCTACCTGAACGGGGCTGTGGTGGGCGGAACGTCTGCCGGTGCATCGGTGATGAGCCGGTTGATGTTGACGGGCAAATGGCGCACCCCGCGCAATTCCGAGGAAGAGGAACAGATCAACATTGCCCGCGGCATGAAGGAACTGGCCCCGGGGTTCGGCCTGTTTCGCGGGGCGATTGTGGACCAGCACTTCATGCACCGCGCCCGCTACAACCGCCTCATCAGCGCCGTGCTGGACCACCCCCAGCTCATTGGCGTGGGCATTGATGAAGAAACGGCCTTGCTGGTGCGCCCCGATGGCATGTGGGAGGTGCTGGGCAACTACTACGTCAAGATTTTTGATGCCCGCCGTGCGCAGATCGTGGACGACGATGGCCCCATGGCCAAGGCGGCCGACATCCGCATGCATGTGCTGCCCGATGGAAGCTTGTTCGACCCGCAGCGGCGCAGGGTGACGTTCCAGGAAGTGCATATCCCCTGACGTTCATGTGAAGGCGATGGGCTGCGAGCCCGGCCAATCTGCCAGCCCGTGCCCGTGGCATCAAACCCAGAGCCTGTATGCCCAGAACGCCTCGTCGCGCAGGATGCCTTCGTACAAAGCCTGGGGCGAGAACCCCGTGATGCGGCGGGTGACCCGGCACAGGTGCGACTGGTCTGCAAAACCCGCGCTGGCTGCCACCCCGGCCCATGACACCGTTCCCTGGTCGACGTGCGCCGTCAGCGCATCAAAGAATGCCTGCTCTGACTTGCCCATGCCACGCAGCTCCCGCATGGGCAGCCCAGCCCAGCGTTTGATGCGCCGCTCCAGCTGGCGCAGGCTGCGCCCGGGGGCAGACAGTGCGGCCCGCTGTGCCAGGTGCTGGGCCCAGTCGCTATAGCTGCGCCCGGGGCCAGGCTGCTCGGGGCGGCAGGCTTCCCAGCGGGGTTCCAGAAAATCCTCCAGGCATGCCAGACGGCGGGCATTGTCGGGCTGTGCCTGCACAGCCGCCAGCATGGGATGCCAGTCGGCGGGCAGCGCAGCCTGGGCATCGACCACACAGTTGGTCAGCGCTTCGGGCTCCAGCCCCGTCAGCAGGTGCAGTGCGTCCGGCTGCATCAGCACCATCAGGCCCTCGGTGGGCTCGGGGCACCAGCTGGTGCTGGGCACGGTTTGGGGGCCGGTCAGCACCCAGCGGCCCGGCATGGGAAGGCGTTCGCAACCCAGGTGCCCCACACCACCCGTGGTGCGGGGCACCAGAGTCTCGCTGTAGCCGGTAAACCACCAGCTCAGGCTGCACAAGGGCGAGGCTGGAAAGTGGTTGAGGCGTTGTGCATCCGCCAACCGGTACCCCACGGTATTGCGCACGATGGATGCGCGAAGGCAGTGCGTCAGTGACGCACGGGGCAACCAGAGCTGACCCGATGGAATCAGCCCCGAAGGGTGCTCTGCAGACAGGGGTGCCAAAGTTGCCATGGTGGGGCAGTGTAGCGAGGGGCGCGTGTCGATTTCGTTCAATACACAGCGCAACTTTGCGGGCCACGATGCGTGCCATGAACACATCCTCTCATGCACCTGATTCGATGAACTCTTTGCCCGGCGCGGCCGCGGGTGGCGGCACGGAGGCCGGGGTTCTGCCCGGTCATCAACCCCGTCCCCCCGCCGGGCCCAGCAGCCGGTGGTGGGGCTTGCCCCTGCTGCATGACATGCGCAGGGACTACCTGGGTTTTGTCACACGCCTGCAGCGCCAGCATGGCGACCTGACCCGCATGCGCTTGGGCTACGAGGATGCATGGGACCTGATGCACCCGGATCTGGTGCGCGAGGCACTCATCACCCATGCCCATCACCTCATCCGCTGGGAGCGCGGTATGGAGGTGTTTGAGCAGGTGTTTGGCCAGAGTGTTCTGGTGACGGAAGGAGCGACCTGGCAACGCCAGCGCCGCATGCTGATGCCCGCCTTTACCCCCCGACGCGTGGCGGGTTACGCGCAGTTGATGACCGATGCCGCCAGCCGTGCCCTGGATGCCGCCGTGCCCGCAGGCCAGCCCTGCGCCCGGGTGGCGGTGGATGCGCTGTGGACAGATGTGGCCATGGATGTGATTCTGCGCACCCTTTTCAGCGAAGCAGCGCAGGCCGATGCGCGCGATGCTGCCTGGGCTACGCAGACCTTGTCCACATCTGCATTCCGCGAAATGTTCTTGCCTTTCACGCTGCCAGACTGGCTGCCCCTGCCTGGCAAGGCTGAAAAGCGCCGAGCCATTCGCACCTTGAAGGGGCTGGTGCAGCGGCATATTGATGCGCGTCGCGCCGAGTTTCCTGACGGCGTGGTGAACAGCGTGGTGGATGGGGAAGGTGCCGCACAGCGCAGTGACTTGCTGCACATGCTGCTGGCTCTGCGCGATGAAGAGTCCGGCGCGGCTTTGTCCGCGCAGGAGGTGCTGGACCAATGCCTCGTCACTTTCCAGGCTGGCCATGAGACCAGCGCCACCACTTTGCTGTGGTGGACGACGCTGATGGCCCAGCACCCTGAGGCGGCCGAGCGTGCCCGCGCCGAGGTGGATGCAGTGCTGCAAGGCGGTGTGCCCGGCCCAGAGCATCTGGCCCTATTGCCTTGGCTGAGCGCTACGCTCAAAGAGGCCTTGCGCCTGTACCCGCCCATTTCGGCCCTCATGAACCGCCGGACCACCGCACCCATCACGCTGGGTGGCGTGGATGTGCCTAAAGGTGCGATGTTGCGGATCACGCCCTGGGTGCTTCACCGCGACGCCCGGTGGTTTGCGCAACCTGAGCAGTTCCGGCCTGAGCGATTTCTGGAAGGTGCCCCGCCCATCCCCAAGGGTGCTTGGATTCCGTTTGGCCTGGGTCCCAGGGTCTGTATCGGCCAGCACTTTGCGATGCTGGAGATAACGCTGCTGGCCGCCATGCTGCTGCAGCGCTACACCGTGCGCTGGCCTGAAGGAGAGGCCGCTTGCGCCCCGCGCCTGCATGTGACCCTGAGGCCGGAGCAGCCTGTGTCGGTATGGCTGGAGCGCAGGCGCGACGCTGGGGCGGTGCCGATGGGTCAGCCGTTGTAGAGGTACAGCACCCGTTGGCGCGCGGGGCTCACCACCATGACGCCGATGCGCCCATAGGCGTAGTAGCTGCCTGGGCTGTTGATGATGGCTTGGGCGTCCTCCAGCACACTGGGGGCAATGTCGATGCAAAAGCCGTATTTGCAGACGTAGTCGTACACCTTCAGCGGCCCCGGCGTGGTGGGTGCAGGCCAGTGTGCGCTGGCGGTGATGGGCGTTGGCTTCCAATCGCCGTAGTCTCCGCGCCAGGAGCGCTGTGCCTGGCGGGCGTTGGGCGGCAGGGTGCGAAAAAAGTCCAGGCCGCGCTGCTCAATGTCTTGGGCGACGTGCAGCGGCAGAGGGTAGATGCGAATGCCCGCCTCGTTGCCGCCGGGGCCAAAGCCCCAGGATTCTTCCAGCCGGTAGCTGATGCTGCGCACGCCCAGGGCATCGGGCACAAACTCCAGCATGAACTGTCGTTCGTAATGCCGGTATGCCAAGGCTGCACAGACGGTGAGGAGGGCACACGCGCCCGTGGCAAAGAGGGCCATGGCAAGCCAGTGGCCGGGGCTGCGCGATGTGCGCGCAGTGCGTGGTGCGGCAGCCGCAGTGGGTCGAGGTGTGGCCGTCAAGGCAGCTCCGCGTTGCCCATACGCCCCAGAATCGTTCGCGTGCGCCCCGCCAGGTAGGCCGAGTTGGGCGTTTTCTCAAACCGCTTGGGTGCGGGCAGCATCACGGCCAGACGGGCGGCTTCACTGGGGGTGAGCTGGGCGGCGCTTTTGCGGAAGTAGTGCTGTGCGGCGGCCTCGGCACCGAACACGCCTTCGCCCCATTCCACGTTGTTGAGGTAAATCTCCAGGATGCGCTCCTTGCTCAGCAGTTGCTCCAGCAGCAGGGTCAGCACAAGCTCCTGGCCCTTGCGCAGCAGGGTGCGCTCGCCCGACAGCAGCAGGTTCTTGGCCAGTTGCTGGGTGATGGTGGAGCCGCCGCGGATTTTGGGGGCACGCACCGGGCGGTCGGGGGCGTTGCTTTGGGCCTTGGCTACCTGGGCTTCTGCCTTGGCGTTGCGCTCCCAGGCTTTCTCGATGGCGGTCCAGTCCACGCCCTCGTGGTTCACAAAGCCATCGTCTTCCGATGCGATCACGGCGCGCTTGAGGTGGTCGGAGATCTTGCCGTAGGGCACCCATTGCTGGCGCCAGGGGATGCTGCCTTTGCTGCGAAGCAGCGCCCACGCCTCAGACCGCTCGAACGTGGTGGACTCGGGGTTGATGGCCACCATGGCCGCAATCCGCACCACAAAGAAAAGCTGCAGCGCCACCAGGGCCAGCAGCACCAGCACCACCCAGCGGGCCAGCGCCTTCATGGCGTGGGCTCCTGCATGCAGGTGGTGCAAGGCAATGGCAGCGGGGTCTGGGCTGTCATCGTTGGGATGAGTGGGTTGATGGGGCGTGCCGCTTAACTGGCCGACTGGCGCATTTCTTCCAGCACCTGGGCAGAGGGTGGACGCACGCCGCGCCACAGGGCAAACGCCTCGGCTGCCTGCTCCACCAGCATGCCCAGCCCATCGCGTGCCACGGCGCCGTGGGCGCTGGCCCAGTCCATAAAGCCTTGCGCCGCGGGGCCGTACATCATGTCGTAGGCCAGGCTGCCTGGGCGCAGCACACTGGCAGGCACGGGCACGCCGGCCCCTGCAAGGCTGCTGGCGGTGGCGTTGATGATGATGTCGAAATCAGCCTCTACCGCTTGTGGGGAAAGCGCAAGCAGCTCTGCTTTTTGTAGCGCCGCCAGCGCGCTGTGCGATGCCACCAGCGCCTCGGCCTTCGCCACGGTGCGGTTGGCCACGGTGACATGCGCGGCCCCGGCCTCCAGCAGGGGGCCCAGCACCCCGGCCGCGGCACCGCCCGCACCCACCAGCAGCACCCGCGCGCCTTGCAGGGCTACGTCGGCATTGCGGGTGATGTCGGCTACCAGACCCAGGCCGTCGGTGTTGTCGGCATGGATGCTGCCGTCTGGCTGAAAGCTCAGCACGTTGGCGGCCCCTGCAAGGCGCACGCGGTCGCTGCACACCGTGGCCATGGCGGGCGCTTCAAACTTGAAGGGCACGGTGATGTTGCAGCCCAGGCCACCTTCTGCCGTGAAGTCGCGCACGCCTTGCACAAAGCCGTCCAGCTCGATCAGGCGGCGTTCATAGCGCAGGCGCTGGCCGGTGAGTTCGGCAAAACGGGCGTGGATGGCGGGTGAGCGGCTGTGGGCAACAGGGTTGCCCATGACGCAGTACAGATCGGCGGGGGAAGGCGAAGAAGTCATCGGAACAACAAGGGCTGCATGCAGGGGCGGTGTCAGAGGCTGAAAGCCCAGGCCGCTACGGAACGGGCTACGACGGGTTGTGCCAGGTCTCCGACAGCCCCTTTTTTAAAAGGCGCTACCGGCCAACCTGAGGCTTACCTCACGCTGGTTTCCAGCGTCTGGTCGCGGGTGAACTTGAAGCGGGCCACCATCGCAATCTGGTCGGCCTTGGCGCGCATTTCGGGGGTGAAGTTGCCAAACGGACCGGCGGCGCGGGCAATGGCCTCAGCCCGGCGGTCCAGCACCGATTTGCCCGAGCCTTGCACGATTTCGGTGGCCAGCACGCGCCCGTCGTGGTTGACGGTGACGATCATGATCAGCTCGCCATACAGTTTCTTGCCGCCCTGCTCCGGGAAATTCTCGGTGCCCTTGTCTTCCACCTTGCGGCGCAATATGTCGTAGTAGGCGGCGTAGGCCTCTTCGCGCGTGGCGGGGCTGATGTAGCGCTTCTTGGGGCGGGCGTTTTCTTCGTTGATGCGCTTTTCAATCTCGGCCAGCTGCTTGAGGAGCTGGCGGCGCTTTTCCTCTTGCGACATCTGCTCGCCGCTCTCGCTTGGCTTGCGCGGGTCAGGCTCGGGCATGGAGGCGAGCTGCTTGCGCAGCTGCGTGAGCAGCTGGGTTTGCTGCTCCTGCATCGCATCCATCTTGCGCTGCATCTCCTCAAAGTCGTCGCCCACGGCCGTCAGGGCTGAGTAGGGCAGGGGGCTGGTGGCCCGACCCTGAGCGGCATCCCCGCCACCGGCCAGACTGGACTGGGCGATGGCCTGGGCCTTCTCGGGACGTTCGTTGGACTTGGCGTTGACCAGGATGACTTCCAGCGGCGTGTCCTGGAACACGCGGTTGAAGCCCTCCGGGTCGATGAAGCGCACGGAGATGAGGGCCGCATGCACGGCCACCGACACGCCCAGTGCAATCTGCAGCGTGCTGAAAGAGCGGAAAAGCGAGCGGATGTTCACGGCGTCGGATTATCGGCGTTGGCAGGGGCGGGGCTGTCGGCTTCGTTGACATCCACCGCGATGGCAATCGGGCCTGCCACGGCGTCGTCGTCACCTTCGTCCTCCACCGCTGCATCATCGCTGGCATCGGCCGGGTCGTCCAGCCGCTCCAGCACCGTGCCGTGGATGTCGAGGGTGATCTCGTCCACCTCGCCCAGCTTGACTTTGAGGCGCGCGCCGCGTGGCAGGTTCTGCGCGCCCAGCACCGGAAAGACCAGTGGAATATCGTCCGCCCGCACCAGAAAGCTGCCACCAGGGCCTTCCTTGATGACGGCGGCCGTGAGCTCGGTGATGCCGTTCTGCTCCACGTACTTCAGCGTCCAGAAGCGCTCCATGCCCGCCTGGTAGCCGTTATAGGCGCTGTAGGCCGCATCAAAGCTGCTGATGATGGAGAACAGGTCCGCATCCTTGGGCTTGAACGGCGCAGCCAGCGCTGCGGTGGCCCCGTGGCGCGCGCAGGCAATGATCTGCCACTGGTTGACCAGATCGGTGTAGCGGCGCAGGGGTGATGTGGCCCACGAATAGGCCTTGACGCCAATGCCCGCGTGCGGCAGCGCCTTGGTGCCCATGCGCACCTTCACGCCCGGTGCCATGCTGGCCTGACTGCGGTAGATGCCGGGCACGCCCAGCTCGGCCATCCAGCTGCCCCAGGTGCTGTTGGCCACGATCATGGCCTCGGCCACGATCAAATCCAGCGGCGCGCCGCGCTGGCGAACGCTGATCTGCACCTGCTCATTGCCCGTGGGCTCGGCGCCGTTGTTGCCAACGAGGCGGAAGTTGTAGTCCGGCCGGTTGAAGTTCTCGGGCTTGCCGCGCACCACCTCGCGGCGGGCCTTGAGGTCTTTGGCAAGGCGATATAAAAATGATAGCTGCTCGCGCAAGCCAGACAAGCGCTGCGGGTCGTTTTGGTGCTCAAACGCGGGGTTGGTGAGCCATTCTTCCGTCACCACGCTGTCGAGCTGGTCGTGGCGCAGGTTGGCGGCCACGTGCACGCGCTCGAGCCTGGTCTCGGTGCCCTGGAATTCCAGCGTCGCCTCGTCAATGGTCACGTACAGCGACACAGCCGGGTTGGCGCGGCCTTCGTCCAGGGTGTAGGTCTGCACCACCTCGTCGGGCAACATGGTGATCTTGTAGCCCGGCATGTATACGGTGGACAGGCGGGCACGGCCCAGCTGGTCAATGGCGCTGCCGGGCTGGATGGCCAGACCCGGTGCGGCAATGTGAATGCCCAGCACCACGGTGCCGGTGCCCAGGCCCTGCACGGACAACGCATCGTCGATTTCGGTGGTCTGCGAGTCGTCGATGGAGTAGGCCTGTGCGGGCGACAGCGGCAGCTCGTCCGCAATGACCGGGGCCGTGAGCGCGGGAAAGCCCGTGCCCTTGGGGAAGTTCTCGAACAGAAAGCGCTTCCAGTGGAACTGGTAGGCAGAGTCGATAGCGCCTGCTTTTTGCAGCAGATCGAGCGGGGCGGTGTGCGTGGCGCGGCTGGCCTCGACCACGGCCTTGTATTCGGGCGCGTTCTTGTCGGGCTTGAACAGGATTTTGTAGAGCTGGTCGCGGATGGGCTGCGGGCATTCGCCCCGGCCCAGGGCGGCGGCCCATTCGTCAATCTGCGCGAGGATGGCTTTTTTCTTCTCGATGGCGGCCAGGGCCTGCTGCAGGATTTCGGCGGGGGCTTTCTTGAAGCGGCCCTTGCCTGCGCGGCGGAAGTAGTGCGGCGCGTCGTACAGGCGAAAGAGCGCGCCCGCCTGCTGGGCCAGCGTAGCGTTGTCCGAAAAATAGTCGCGGGCCAGGTCGGCAAAGCCGAAGTCGTCCTCGGGCGCGAATTCCCAGGCCAGGTCCAGCTCAATCGTCTCGGCCACGGCCTGCGCCTGGGCGATCAGCTCGGAGGGAGCGGGCTTTTCAAACTTCAACAGGATGTTGGCGGCCTTGACCTTGACCCGCTTGCCCGAATCGAGCTCGACCTGGGCTGAGCTTTCCGCTTCGGACAGGATACGTCCGGCCATGAATTTGCCGGCTTCTTCAAAGAGTGCATGCATGGCGGGATTGTCCCATGGCCGATCCGCCGCGCCGCTCTGGCGGGCAGGGGGCACTTGCCTGCCGCCCATCCTGGTCTGCCAACGTCAGCCACGCAGGCGGTGGGTGCTATTGAATCAATAGCTGGTTGCGCACTGCCTACAAGCGCTGCAGCCTTCCAGAACCGGAAGGGCCAATACCCCTATCATCCCCACCCTTGTCTCCACCCTTTGCAGCCGTTGCCTGCCGAGTGCTTTCCACGAGTGCCTTTTGATGCCGTTCGCCGTCCTTGCGTTACCCCTGACCGTGCTGGCCGTGGCGCTGCCCTTTCTGTTTGCGGTGACGGCTCCACCGTCGCCCAACTTTTGGCCGCTGGTGTTTGCCTGGACCTGTGGGCTGGTGCTGGCCGTATGGGGCCTGGTGCAAGGCGGGCGGGTACACACCCCCGGCGCGCGCGCGCGGTTCGTGTCGCAGGCGGCGCAGGTGCTGGCCTGGGGCCTGCTGCTGGCTGCGGTGGTGGGTGGGGTGGTGGGCCTGCTGCAATACCTGGGCGAGGAGCCGCTGGGCCTGCCGTGGATACACCCCTCCACCGCCGGGCAGGCCGTGGGCAACCTGCGCCAGCGCAACCAGCAGGCCACATTGATGGCCATGGGCGTGTGGGCGCTGATGTGGCTGTGGGTGCGGGCCGACAACCAGGGGCGGCGCTGGGTGGGCGTGGCGCTCGGCGCCCTGTTGCCCCTTTTGGCGCTGGCTTCTGCCGCCACCGTGTCGCGCACCGGCGCGCTGCAATGGGGGTTGATGCTGGTGTTGCTGTGCCTGTGGCACCGCACCAGCGCGCGGCAGGCTATTGCCGTGGCGGTGCTGGGCGGCGTGCTGTATTTGCTGGCCGCCTGGGCCTTGCCCGAATTGCTGCTGCACTGGAAAGGAGTCCAGGCTGAGGGGCTGTTTGCCCGGCTGGCGGGCGAGGGGCGACAGTGCGTGAGCCGCCAGGTGCTGTGGTCCAACATGGGGCACCTGATTGACCTCAAGCCCTGGTGGGGCTGGGGTTGGGGGGAGCTGGGCTACGCCCATTACGTGACGTTGTTCCCGGGGGAGCGCTTCTGCATTCTTTTGGACAAC from Acidovorax sp. DW039 harbors:
- a CDS encoding Wzy polymerase domain-containing protein encodes the protein MPFAVLALPLTVLAVALPFLFAVTAPPSPNFWPLVFAWTCGLVLAVWGLVQGGRVHTPGARARFVSQAAQVLAWGLLLAAVVGGVVGLLQYLGEEPLGLPWIHPSTAGQAVGNLRQRNQQATLMAMGVWALMWLWVRADNQGRRWVGVALGALLPLLALASAATVSRTGALQWGLMLVLLCLWHRTSARQAIAVAVLGGVLYLLAAWALPELLLHWKGVQAEGLFARLAGEGRQCVSRQVLWSNMGHLIDLKPWWGWGWGELGYAHYVTLFPGERFCILLDNAHNLPLHLAVELGLPFALLLCGSVCAAAVWARPWRESDPVRQLAWGLLALVMAHSMVEYPLWYGPFQVVTIFALLLLLGRRTGPVIWGLACAACVVGAAGLATVSWQYRAVSQLYRPVDKRPADLRDLRAAAVPLGTLFPDQVRFAWLTTHPLTPQNAEQVHEVALALLHFSPEPRVIERVVDSALLLGLDEEAAFHLQRYRAAYPAEHARWLAAQAASAATAR